A genomic segment from Montipora foliosa isolate CH-2021 chromosome 9, ASM3666993v2, whole genome shotgun sequence encodes:
- the LOC137971431 gene encoding uncharacterized protein: MIDKEKLADEKCSEAKNKEKEEKTAAEEHRKAAMERLSQTKKRNAEGETSGVHAKKSRRSSSDVVEYLKQKQELESDRRKEEMQLRREELEASVEQQRQQNDMMKKFMEQQHPQTNMLLSLLVQKK, encoded by the coding sequence ATGATTGACAAGGAAAAGTTAGCCGATGAAAAATGCTCCGaggcaaagaacaaagaaaaggaggaaaaaaccGCGGCAGAGGAGCACAGGAAAGCCGCCATGGAACGTTTGAGTCAGACCAAAAAAAGAAACGCGGAAGGTGAAACCTCTGGAGTCCACGCAAAAAAGAGCAGAAGGAGCTCCTCGGATGTAGTGGAATAccttaaacaaaaacaagaactcGAAAGCGATCGTCGGAAGGAAGAAATGCAGTTGAGGAGGGAGGAATTGGAGGCGAGTGTTGAGCAACAAAGGCAGCAGAATGACATGATGAAAAAGTTCATGGAACAGCAGCATCCACAGACAAACATGCTGTTGTCTCTGCTTGTTCAAAAGAAGTAA
- the LOC137971158 gene encoding uncharacterized protein, translating into MDNKFFSSTVNKGSDDVTDSPPKAEEAEIIEASMKFEDEHEECVRVLPYKENDQVVIRFYVFSGESGALESLKVAAQECFAKMKVELKWLDLYNNAANVLNVTPLGYVCGESHELALEASQVDTISEVINENLSKFDKHRNVTSVQASFKVTNSQQTRDPCIRIYVLGKGFIPMGESKFETFLGPYPVDVVDGFWYSVGARNIWEPKQAQKQDDVVCLGASVGVKGEGGCGTLGAIVGDGVCLYALSCDHVIKHGPIVRDEIVHPGLDDHLNYLRYHLREYAYWIDRITEPGNQETKISGAENLRKLEMQEKFKRLMELKEANRYSERCSQRILRVAEEHEDAFKAGLEEPRVVGSYTKGLRRNVKWTNDKEYFVDAAIAKLTDNEVKRLKEFKTVKVIGTGDRPNDECCPVKDTMSAEDLCKSGRTTGYTENSRVVGPSVDAPGFLAPPMFEAQPDATFNVRLPHAFCPECAQGQTSQSEMEPIHGMTCYCKTRKKMFSNVVCKRVWRKNCLCIDARKQFVDEGDSGAVIFEKRGEGTGLRGFGIIFAMHENTHKIYAIASPLEVVLDALSSEISEDNPHTLRLVSEFNS; encoded by the exons ATGGACAATAAATTCTTCAGCAGTACAGTCAATAAGG GAAGCGATGATGTTACCGACTCCCCACCGAAAGCTGAAGAAGCAGAGATTATTGAAGCAAGCATGAAATTTGAAGATGAGCACGAGGAATGCGTGCGTGTGTTGCCCTACAAAGAAAACGATCAGGTGGTGATTCGTTTCTACGTTTTCAGTGGCGAGTCTGGTGCACTCGAGAGCTTAAAAGTAGCCGCCCAAGAATGCTTTGCAAAGATGAAGGTGGAATTAAAGTGGTTAGATCTATATAACAACGCAGCGAATGTACTGAATGTTACACCTCTTGGGTACGTTTGTGGTGAATCCCACGAACTTGCACTGGAGGCGTCTCAAGTCGATACAATCAGCGAGGTAATAAACGAAAATCTAAGTAAGTTTGACAAACATCGAAACGTCACATCTGTGCAGGCCTCCTTTAAAGTGACAAACTCCCAACAGACACGTGATCCGTGTATAAGAATTTATGTCCTAGGAAAAGGTTTCATTCCTATGGGCGAATCCAAGTTCGAAACTTTTCTTGGACCTTACCCGGTAGACGTGGTGGACGGGTTTTGGTATAGCGTTGGAGCGCGAAACATCTGGGAGCCGAAGCAGGCACAAAAACAGGACGACGTGGTTTGTTTGGGAGCAAGCGTTGGCGTGAAGGGTGAGGGAGGTTGTGGGACCTTAGGTGCCATTGTGGGGGATGGTGTGTGCTTATATGCGCTGTCGTGTGATCACGTGATCAAACATGGGCCCATTGTTCGAGATGAGATTGTTCACCCTGGATTGGATGACCATTTAAACTATCTAAGGTACCACTTACGTGAATACGCCTATTGGATAGACAGAATCACTGAACCCGGCAATCAGGAGACTAAGATTTCTGGGGCTGAAAATCTCCGAAAACTTGAAATGCAGGAGAAGTTCAAAAGGCTGATGGAACTTAAGGAAGCGAATCGATATTCCGAAAGATGTTCACAGAGGATACTGAGGGTAGCGGAGGAACATGAAGATGCCTTCAAGGCGGGTTTGGAAGAACCAAGGGTTGTGGGTAGTTACACTAAAGGGTTGAGACGTAATGTCAAATGGACGAATGACAAAGAGTATTTCGTTGATGCTGCCATTGCTAAGTTGACTGACAACGAAGTGAAACGTTTAAAAGAATTCAAAACCGTTAAAGTTATTGGAACAGGAGATCGTCCCAACGATGAATGTTGCCCAGTAAAAGATACCATGAGTGCTGAAGACCTGTGCAAGAGTGGCAGAACAACAGGGTACACCGAAAACAGCCGTGTTGTTGGTCCCTCCGTAGATGCCCCAGGGTTTTTGGCGCCTCCTATGTTCGAGGCACAACCAGATGCAACATTTAATGTCAGACTACCTCACGCCTTTTGTCCAGAATGTGCCCAAGGGCAAACAAGTCAATCAGAAATGGAACCCATTCACGGGATGACCTGTTACTGCAAAACCCGCAAGAAAATGTTTAGTAATGTCGTTTGCAAGCGCGTATGGCGCAAGAACTGCTTGTGCATTGACGCAAGAAAACAGTTCGTTGATGAAGGGGATTCGGGAGCGGTGATCTTCGAAAAACGCGGTGAGGGTACTGGCCTTCGTGGCTTTGGCATAATTTTTGCTATGCATGAAAATACTCATAAAATATATGCCATAGCATCACCCTTAGAAGTCGTTCTTGATGCCCTTTCATCAGAAATCTCAGAAGATAACCCTCATACCTTGCGATTGGTATCCGAATTCAACAGTTGA